The Niastella koreensis GR20-10 genome includes a window with the following:
- a CDS encoding bifunctional YncE family protein/alkaline phosphatase family protein — translation MKKVLCFFLAAAVLQAQSQDLSTLESKRVHLPNGWSLTPAGKSLPLGDLPLNVAISNLRHFAAVTNNGQSTQTIQLFDANTDQQLDEVVIRRSWGGLVFSDNEKYLYASGGNDNWILQYKIRRNKLEPADTFKLGPRYPKAEISPTGIALDDKHHLLYVVTKEDNSLYVIDLYDHKTIQQLPLGSEGYTCMLSPDKSELYITLWGADKVLVYDTKKNAITESIAVGDNPNDLCLSKNGQYLYVANANDNNVSVIDIKARKVVETLNAALYPTQLSGSTSNGVALSDDEKTLFIANADNNCLAVFDVSNPGHSVSKGFIPTGWYPTCVRTVGKKLYVSNGKGFSSFANPRGPNPVNKKEAVGIHEGDSTEPKSIQYIGGGLLVGSMSIIPIPTEQQLSVYVQAVYHNTPYKKEAEMQAAGIAAGNPVPQKVGDASPIKHVFYIIKENRTFDQVLSDVPGANGDTSLLLFGEKITPNQHAIARQFVLLDNFYVDGEVSADGHNWSMGAYATDYMEKIWPTSYGRRGLGAKSDTRLNKLYLWDVARIAGVSYKTYGEFASRKGATIKVLEGHYANDFEGFNLHIRDTIRYRSWEKDFDKLVASNSLPQLCTVRFGNDHTEGMAAGRPSPFAHVADNDLAIGMFLEHLSKSPLWKESVVFILEDDAQNGPDHVDAHRSPAYIAGGFVKRNFVDHSMYTTSSMLRTIELILGMSPMTQYDAAAAPMWRCFNTQPDGTPFTSLPANVDLNDVNPGGTKLAALSKGLDFSKEDVVPDQVMNAITWKAVKGEHSIVPTPVRAAFVKPVKSGDDDDDK, via the coding sequence ATGAAAAAGGTCTTATGCTTTTTTCTGGCAGCCGCCGTCCTGCAGGCGCAGAGCCAGGATCTATCTACGCTTGAAAGTAAACGGGTGCATCTTCCCAATGGCTGGTCATTAACCCCGGCCGGGAAAAGTTTGCCCCTCGGTGATCTGCCATTGAACGTTGCCATCAGTAATTTGCGGCATTTTGCGGCCGTTACCAACAACGGTCAAAGTACCCAAACCATTCAATTATTCGACGCCAACACCGATCAGCAATTAGACGAAGTAGTGATCCGCCGCTCCTGGGGTGGGCTCGTTTTCAGCGACAATGAAAAATACCTGTACGCCTCGGGCGGAAATGATAACTGGATCCTGCAATATAAGATCCGTAGAAATAAACTGGAACCGGCCGATACGTTTAAGCTCGGCCCTCGTTACCCGAAAGCAGAAATTTCGCCAACAGGGATTGCACTCGACGACAAGCACCATTTGTTATATGTGGTAACAAAAGAAGACAACAGTTTGTACGTGATCGATCTCTATGATCATAAAACAATCCAACAATTACCATTAGGTTCAGAAGGCTATACCTGTATGCTGTCGCCCGATAAATCAGAATTGTATATTACCCTGTGGGGCGCAGATAAAGTACTGGTATATGATACCAAAAAGAATGCAATTACAGAAAGCATTGCCGTTGGAGACAACCCCAATGATTTGTGTTTGTCGAAGAACGGCCAGTATTTATATGTTGCGAATGCCAACGACAACAATGTATCGGTTATAGACATCAAGGCAAGAAAGGTGGTGGAGACACTCAATGCAGCCTTGTATCCTACGCAACTAAGCGGTTCTACCAGCAATGGTGTAGCGCTGAGCGACGACGAAAAAACCCTGTTCATTGCCAATGCCGATAACAATTGCCTGGCCGTATTTGATGTAAGCAATCCCGGTCACAGTGTTTCAAAGGGATTCATCCCTACCGGCTGGTATCCTACCTGCGTGAGAACGGTTGGGAAGAAACTGTATGTTTCCAATGGAAAAGGCTTTTCTTCTTTCGCCAACCCCAGGGGTCCTAACCCGGTTAATAAAAAAGAAGCAGTAGGCATCCACGAAGGCGACAGCACCGAGCCCAAATCAATTCAATATATTGGAGGCGGATTACTGGTGGGCTCTATGAGTATCATTCCTATTCCTACCGAACAACAGTTATCTGTATATGTCCAGGCGGTGTACCACAATACACCGTATAAAAAAGAAGCAGAAATGCAGGCTGCAGGCATAGCCGCGGGTAACCCGGTGCCGCAAAAAGTAGGCGATGCCTCGCCTATCAAACACGTCTTCTATATCATAAAAGAGAACCGCACTTTCGACCAGGTATTAAGTGATGTACCAGGCGCCAATGGCGATACTTCCCTGCTTTTATTTGGAGAAAAGATCACACCTAACCAACATGCAATTGCCAGACAGTTTGTATTGCTCGATAATTTTTATGTAGATGGCGAAGTAAGCGCCGATGGCCATAACTGGAGTATGGGCGCCTATGCTACTGACTATATGGAAAAGATCTGGCCTACCAGCTACGGCCGCAGAGGCCTTGGCGCCAAAAGCGACACCAGGCTGAATAAGCTTTATCTGTGGGATGTGGCCAGGATCGCTGGCGTTAGTTATAAAACATATGGTGAATTTGCCTCCAGGAAAGGCGCCACCATCAAGGTGTTAGAGGGCCACTATGCCAACGACTTTGAAGGCTTTAATCTGCACATAAGAGACACCATTCGTTATCGCAGCTGGGAAAAGGATTTCGACAAACTGGTTGCCAGCAATTCATTGCCTCAATTGTGTACTGTTCGCTTTGGCAACGATCATACCGAAGGCATGGCCGCAGGCCGCCCCTCACCTTTTGCCCACGTAGCAGATAACGACCTGGCCATTGGCATGTTCCTCGAACACCTGAGCAAAAGTCCATTATGGAAAGAATCGGTGGTGTTTATTTTGGAGGATGACGCGCAGAATGGTCCCGATCACGTAGATGCACACCGCTCCCCTGCCTACATTGCCGGTGGTTTTGTAAAAAGAAATTTTGTTGACCATTCTATGTACACCACCTCTTCCATGTTGCGTACCATTGAATTGATCCTGGGAATGTCGCCTATGACACAATACGATGCTGCGGCCGCTCCTATGTGGCGTTGTTTTAATACGCAGCCTGATGGTACGCCTTTTACGTCTTTACCTGCCAATGTAGACCTGAATGATGTAAACCCCGGTGGAACAAAACTGGCAGCTTTATCAAAAGGACTTGATTTTTCAAAAGAAGATGTGGTTCCCGA
- a CDS encoding endonuclease III domain-containing protein, with the protein MKPPVIDWPVAIKPLLKKYKSKKHPLDAATPYQWIVMVVLSAQATDSVINQLAPAFFKAYPDMKVLAMADAQSLFPLISKVRNFAHKAKWLVSMAKEIKTDSNIPLEMESLIELPGIGRKSANVIRRGAKAKPAGIIVDLHTIRVSNRLGIVNETNAEKIEKQLMELLPENEWDAGMAMSFLGREICRPEPECPKCLMKSFCAFYNGWKVAAVKKKKAKK; encoded by the coding sequence ATGAAACCTCCTGTTATCGATTGGCCGGTTGCCATAAAGCCACTGCTTAAAAAGTATAAAAGCAAAAAGCATCCGCTCGATGCAGCTACTCCTTATCAATGGATTGTAATGGTTGTTTTATCTGCACAGGCAACTGACAGCGTCATCAACCAGTTGGCGCCTGCTTTCTTTAAAGCATATCCTGATATGAAAGTGCTTGCAATGGCAGATGCCCAATCTTTATTCCCGCTCATCAGTAAGGTCAGGAATTTTGCGCATAAGGCGAAGTGGTTGGTGAGTATGGCAAAGGAAATAAAAACAGACAGCAACATTCCGCTTGAAATGGAATCGCTGATTGAACTTCCGGGTATTGGAAGAAAATCGGCCAATGTGATAAGGCGTGGGGCCAAAGCAAAACCAGCTGGCATTATCGTTGATCTGCACACCATCCGGGTGTCGAACAGGTTAGGGATAGTGAATGAAACCAATGCGGAAAAGATCGAAAAACAATTAATGGAGTTATTGCCCGAAAATGAATGGGACGCAGGGATGGCTATGTCATTTTTAGGAAGAGAGATCTGTCGCCCCGAACCGGAATGCCCTAAATGTTTAATGAAGTCTTTTTGCGCCTTTTATAATGGTTGGAAAGTGGCCGCTGTAAAGAAGAAAAAGGCTAAGAAATAA
- a CDS encoding sulfatase-like hydrolase/transferase yields the protein MKTNPVRLLSVFVLLVLSFLSWQKGSCQQTSLKRPNIIFIMADDHAYQAISAYGSTLIQTPNIDRIRREGVIFILHFLPFTSSFNIRHSIFAFAWSTISS from the coding sequence ATGAAGACGAATCCGGTTCGCCTGTTGTCTGTATTTGTCCTGTTGGTACTATCTTTTCTTTCCTGGCAAAAGGGAAGTTGTCAGCAAACCAGTCTCAAACGGCCCAATATCATTTTCATTATGGCCGATGACCATGCCTACCAGGCCATCAGCGCCTATGGTTCTACTCTCATCCAAACGCCGAACATAGACAGGATTAGGCGGGAAGGGGTGATCTTCATTCTTCATTTCCTGCCTTTCACTTCATCATTCAATATTCGACATTCAATATTTGCATTTGCCTGGTCAACTATCTCTTCTTGA
- a CDS encoding GntR family transcriptional regulator: MKLRIDHKSHVPLHLQAEELLRNLIADPQYADGKFLPNEVDLAKELAISRTTLRQALNKLVYEGLLIRKKGIGTKVAEASVSSKSKNWLSFSQEMQARGIPIKNFELHVTWVYPDEAVANFFEISTDKKVLKLERLRGRREGPFVYFVSFFHPRVGLTGEEDFKRPLYEILEKDYLVVANLSKEEISAKAAGKFIAGKLEVEPGSPILFRKRYVYDQGDRPIEYNLGYYKADSFVYTIESRRDS; the protein is encoded by the coding sequence ATGAAGCTTCGAATAGATCATAAAAGCCATGTACCACTTCATCTGCAGGCCGAGGAATTGTTGCGGAACCTGATCGCAGACCCTCAGTATGCAGATGGCAAGTTCCTGCCCAACGAGGTAGACCTGGCCAAAGAGCTGGCCATCAGCCGTACCACCTTACGGCAGGCCCTGAACAAACTGGTATATGAAGGTTTGTTGATACGTAAGAAGGGCATCGGCACCAAAGTGGCGGAAGCATCGGTAAGTTCCAAATCGAAGAACTGGCTGAGCTTTTCGCAGGAAATGCAGGCCCGGGGCATTCCCATCAAGAATTTCGAGCTGCACGTTACCTGGGTATATCCTGATGAAGCGGTGGCTAATTTTTTTGAGATCAGTACCGACAAAAAGGTGCTGAAACTGGAAAGACTGCGCGGCCGTCGCGAAGGACCGTTTGTATACTTTGTATCGTTCTTTCACCCACGGGTTGGACTAACCGGTGAAGAAGATTTCAAACGCCCCTTATATGAGATCCTGGAGAAGGATTACCTGGTAGTGGCCAATTTATCGAAGGAAGAGATCAGCGCCAAAGCCGCCGGCAAATTCATTGCCGGTAAACTGGAAGTAGAACCCGGCAGTCCCATCCTGTTTAGAAAACGGTATGTATATGATCAGGGGGACAGGCCTATTGAGTATAATTTAGGTTACTATAAAGCGGATAGTTTTGTGTATACGATTGAGTCAAGAAGAGATAGTTGA
- a CDS encoding glycoside hydrolase family 38 C-terminal domain-containing protein, translating into MASVTTEGSNTIAVINTLSWPRNGLVVLPAGQSNAGDRVVDETNKEVPAQRLTSGELVFQSASIPALALKTYKITAGTCSITSMLKAGAFSLQNDKLSLTIDEKTGSIKSLTEVKANRELIDTTAAFQLNSFNYVPGVWDGRQSSGNSIPATDIAVKVKEQGPLIVSLLITSKAPGSRGR; encoded by the coding sequence TTGGCGTCTGTAACAACCGAAGGGAGCAACACCATCGCTGTGATCAACACGCTGTCGTGGCCGCGAAATGGATTGGTAGTGTTACCTGCCGGACAAAGCAACGCAGGCGACCGGGTGGTAGATGAAACCAACAAAGAAGTACCGGCACAACGATTAACCAGTGGAGAACTGGTTTTTCAATCAGCCAGCATTCCGGCATTGGCGTTAAAAACATATAAAATTACAGCAGGTACATGCAGCATAACAAGCATGCTGAAAGCAGGCGCTTTCTCTTTACAGAATGACAAGTTATCGCTTACCATCGATGAAAAAACAGGCAGTATAAAAAGCCTGACCGAGGTGAAAGCCAACCGGGAGTTGATTGATACTACAGCAGCTTTTCAATTAAATAGTTTTAATTATGTACCGGGGGTATGGGATGGGCGCCAAAGCAGCGGCAACAGCATTCCAGCTACGGATATAGCTGTAAAAGTCAAAGAGCAGGGCCCCCTGATTGTTTCGTTATTGATCACTTCCAAAGCACCAGGCTCTCGTGGCCGGTAA
- a CDS encoding glycosyl hydrolase-related protein, with translation MEQNRPLIAAPVKSNPIQQSLISLDNPNVVITALKVSDDNQALIVRLRSLSNKTEKITLRYPATQPKSVFICTPGETPLQKSTGTVEMPQYGTVSLWMVFQ, from the coding sequence ATGGAACAAAACCGCCCGCTGATAGCAGCGCCCGTAAAGAGCAATCCTATTCAACAGTCATTGATCTCCCTGGATAATCCCAACGTGGTGATCACGGCATTGAAGGTGAGTGATGATAATCAGGCACTGATCGTACGCCTGCGTTCGCTTTCCAACAAAACAGAAAAGATTACATTACGATACCCGGCAACACAACCGAAATCGGTTTTCATTTGTACGCCTGGCGAAACGCCTTTGCAAAAAAGTACCGGTACTGTTGAAATGCCGCAATACGGCACCGTGAGCCTATGGATGGTGTTTCAGTAA